Proteins encoded in a region of the Benincasa hispida cultivar B227 chromosome 2, ASM972705v1, whole genome shotgun sequence genome:
- the LOC120072292 gene encoding uncharacterized protein LOC120072292 gives MATLFKPCCSSNFGGGSHALDSEEYIKKGNNLLKWKIPKVPTTKIYKRNPFTFFSDPSIKTEEEKMSCENGSQAFRLIAKNPIMASFNDNRFYTTINVGMIQIGVKIMTTKIPSNASIILCVFDSRNENFEDAILGLVESNLGFEQLPEGTRPISLMWRTCYKLQESALPNALLESPQGKTVYFQTDLQNSKVAVQKVSKWDEVVCKLRNIIMKH, from the exons ATGGCAACTTTGTTCAAACCTTGTTGTAGCTCAAACTTTGGAGGAGGAAGCCATGCTTTAGATAGTGAAGAATACATCAAAAAAGGGAACAATCTATTGAAATGGAAGATCCCAAAAGTTCCCACAACCAAAATCTACAAAAGAAACCCATTCACTTTCTTCTCTGATCCATCCATCAAAACCGAAGAAGAAAAGATGTCTTGTGAAAATGGTAGCCAAGCTTTTAGGTTAATAGCTAAAAATCCCATCATGGCTAGCTTCAATGACAATAGATTCTACACCACGATAAATGTGGGGATGATCCAAATTGGGGTAAAAATTATGACCACAAAAATACCCTCAAATGCTTCAATTATTCTGTGTGTTTTTGACAgtagaaatgaaaattttgaagatgCAATTTTGGGGTTGGTGGAATCAAATCTAG GTTTTGAGCAGCTTCCTGAAGGGACAAGACCAATTAGTTTAATGTGGAGGACATGTTACAAGCTACAAGAAAGTGCTTTGCCAAATGCTTTGCTTGAGAGCCCACAAGGCAAAACTGTGTATTTTCAAACAGATCTTCAGAATTCCAAGGTTGCTGTCCAGAAGGTCTCAAAATGGGATGAAGTTGTTTGCAAACTTAGGAATATTATAATGAAGcactaa